Genomic window (Rossellomorea aquimaris):
TTTAGCTTGCCCGGAATATCACAGCGGTATGAGCGGGACCTTGAAAAATGCACTCGATTTCCTGAGCAGCGAGCAATTTGCCCACAAGCCAGTGGCACTTCTTGCATGTGCCGGTGGAGGAAAAGGCGGGATCAACTGTTTAAACAACCTTCGTATCGTCGGCCGTGGAGTGTATGCAAACGTCATTCCGAAGCAGCTCATCCTTGATCCACACTGCTTTGATTATGAAGGGGACGGACTCTTAGAAGAACCTGCTAAGTTAGTCGATGATCTGATGAGGGAACTGAAGGTGTATGTGAAAGCGGCTAAAATAGTGAAAAGTGAAATTTCGTCTTAATCGGGAAAATCGGCATTGTGCCGGTTTTTTTATTGGGTTCAATTTTGTGGATGAATGGAGAGTCTGCCAGGTGAGAAAGCTGAAAATGTACCTGGCACAAACAATTGCGGCTCTATACATGCAAAATAATAAAAGCTGATCCAATAGTGCATACTAATTGGATCAGCAGTAGGTGGAATTCTCTATTTGTTACATCTCTGCAAAGGTTTCCTCAAGTGGTTGCTCGACACTATAGGTGAAGTTTGCATGTTCAATATATCGTAAAAGCGTATATAGGTTACGCTCTACAACCGTGTAATCATTTGAAAAATGATACGCATGTAAGAAGTGTTCAATTCTTTTCGAAAGAAGGTCATCCTTCGTTCTCACCATGAGGATCAACAGGTTATCCCATTCTGATCGGTGAGTGTAATACAAGGCCCGATCGTAATCGACTTTGTTCACTTGGTTTCCCTCCTTTTGAAGGGGTAATCATATTGTATGGAGAAAACCGCTTTTATTTCTCTGTAAAAGTTGGTTATGTTGCAAATGCTTGCTTTCCTACTTTTGGGTGAATAAATCAGTTAATTTAATTCATCCTATTAATGAAACGCAAACAGAGGTGATGATAATGAAGAAAGCAATTGTGATCGCATCAACCGTATTTTTTCTTTTATTCTCAAGCAACGCATATGCTCAACCAACGGATTATCAAAAATTTGGCCGGATTGCCACAGCCGTCATTAAAGAGGACTATCCTGGTCAGCCTGTAAAGGATTATCAATACCAAGGTCGAAAGAAAATGACCGAAAACAAAGTGGCTGATTCATTTGAATTTACCGTTCAAGAGAACAATGCAGAAAAGAAGGTACTTGTAGTCGTCGTACACGATCTTGATAATGAAAAAATATTGAACATTACGGTTCAGGAATAGGTTCAACAGATAAAGTCTTCTTAAAGGGAGGCTTTTTTTGTTCGGATTGTGAGCGTACTACCAAAGGCATGTCACTGCTGCTCCGTATGGATAATAAAATAAAGTATTCTCTGCAAAAATTGAAACTATTTGCTAAAATAAACCTATATATAAATCTTTTTTAAGTTTTGAAAGGGGTTCTTTGATCCAATGTGATACGATCTTTCTCACCTAATTAAAAACTGAATAGAGGGAGGAAGAGATATTGCATTCCAATGCATTTAGAAATCTGTGGTTCGGTCAAGCATTGGCGAATATGGGGGATGTGTTGTATATCGTAGGATTAATCTCCCTTGTTTACAATTTAACAGGATCAGCCATTTACATGACGGCCGTTCCTTTGGTGATTACGTTTTCGAGGTTCATAAGCAGTATGGCTGCACCCCTTCTGCTGAATCGCATGCAAATGAGGAGTTTAATTGCCTATTCTCAAATGGGGAAAACATTCTTTCTATGCTTCTTCTTATTGTTAATGGTACTCGCTATTGAAAATGTGTGGATCTTTTTAGGGTGTGCGAGTATCATTTCATTTTTGGATGGATGGGCATTGCCTGCACGGAATTCGTATGTCCCTTTCCTTGTGAAACGGGAAGAGTTGATGGGAGCGAATGGGTTTTTATCCACCGTCGATCAGACGATACAATTTTCAAGTTGGGCATTAGGAGGAATCCTATTATCGCTCATTCATGAAACAAATCTTTTTATCGTCATCATCGTCTTGTTTCTCGCCAGTACGCTC
Coding sequences:
- a CDS encoding YhdB family protein codes for the protein MNKVDYDRALYYTHRSEWDNLLILMVRTKDDLLSKRIEHFLHAYHFSNDYTVVERNLYTLLRYIEHANFTYSVEQPLEETFAEM
- a CDS encoding DUF3889 domain-containing protein — protein: MKKAIVIASTVFFLLFSSNAYAQPTDYQKFGRIATAVIKEDYPGQPVKDYQYQGRKKMTENKVADSFEFTVQENNAEKKVLVVVVHDLDNEKILNITVQE
- a CDS encoding NADPH-dependent FMN reductase, which produces MSIVIINGSPRKRGRTGIASRFIARTYDCHLIDLSDGSLPLYNGEQDQSELETVQSLKQKVKEADAVILACPEYHSGMSGTLKNALDFLSSEQFAHKPVALLACAGGGKGGINCLNNLRIVGRGVYANVIPKQLILDPHCFDYEGDGLLEEPAKLVDDLMRELKVYVKAAKIVKSEISS